Proteins from one Drosophila gunungcola strain Sukarami chromosome 3R, Dgunungcola_SK_2, whole genome shotgun sequence genomic window:
- the LOC128266699 gene encoding LOW QUALITY PROTEIN: zinc finger CCCH domain-containing protein 14 (The sequence of the model RefSeq protein was modified relative to this genomic sequence to represent the inferred CDS: deleted 5 bases in 5 codons) translates to MECNLGSEIGQKMRSAVKAKLLELGTGGSAGFIDDELPDYVMVMVANKRTKQQMNAELNLFLGDQTDLFVTWLHEVLQKLQEVTLPTSSASSKKRKSRGQAEAAKVKDKDKKGSRKDKRPHRKSGDELTEPQPSSADAMPIISSITDVFAEELLEKAKKTLDIDLNAKDEILHKKKKSKSIEDEEALASRGLDLPAMSEISSTTSGVNRQKDLAELADIQKKIQAAKKHLRQIGEIEDESDEDDEDLLNLSVQEESVDQEPEEETQQTEAPPRKAKSPIIFNRREKTPEKRQEAEPKIDTRQDAAAEEVETPQPEASAEKLKEDRSERKSVHARLGSKAQLPPERSQRSQKELYVPAHRRRSEPEASKDRGQRERSRERRSSRDNSRDTNRNHRQRRSPSPEAPSTKQRIGSRVIVAVNKPPVPSDDEDMADKPVNSVIKIKPRPQVSPRRQACKNLLLRAVADAQRSTILAKTSAKKESEEAVKITSSSLGKRKSLEKNDRDRDREKERGKRSAPGNELFRRTTRELVVNVTQRDGKRARRSNESRTEIKVVEEEYTPTLRTEEAETYVPQLLANVDELDLHISSHDEPSPSTGALKTQFVVTLNGDKALGGNNAKEGSYRKRPSNSRRRSSSPVSTPQVSSSSAEPTSTTADKRRRSNRDRSFSRSPTQSSGSPSLQTTRSLNRNEVLRQPQEIKKIIIKNDTDEDDEMHGSPKKRSPNKRPQATAATTSANGHKDNKAKAPIEDRSTTPPLPAKPKPRAERTASSKEKTIRSNSVQEPAAASSAGVSTSTSTATKAKHTPIRFTLKNEDEPSANRKRRSGSPERDAVAPEKRRVPIRNAEDRKYDNLPALSAVSVDSTVLKVSKPKERCKYHPNCTKQFCEYYHPTAPCKSFPNCKFADKCMYSHPKCKFDMACMSIDCNYAHGGQRDLSHVQLAAPPLSSHVIPVQNYKSISAPVTSTTATTMCKYYPNCSKLGCTFYHPKPCRFGKNCVNKLECIFYHPEMQSKFKWVASLG, encoded by the exons ATGGAGTGCAATCTGGGCAGCGAGATTGGCCAGAAGATGCGC AGCGCCGTCAAGGCGAAGCTGCTGGAGCTGGGAACCGGGGGATCAGCCGGTTTTATAGACGACGAACTGCCGGACTACGTGATGGTCATGGTGGCCAACAAACGCACCAAACAGCAGATGAACGCGGAGCTAAATCTTTTCCTGGGCGACCAAACGGACCTCTTCGTCACCTGGCTGCACGAGGTGCTACAGAAGCTACAGGAGGTCACACTGCCCACATCCAGTG cttCCAGTAAGAAGCGGAAGTCGCGCGGCCAAGCAGAAGCTGCCAAGGTCAAGGACAAGGACAAAAAGGGCTCCAGGAAGGACAAGAGGCCACATCGCAAGTCCGGCGATGAGCTGACTGAGCCGCAGCCCAGTTCCGCGGATGCCATGCCCATCATCAGCTCCATCACCGATGTCTTCGCCGAGGAGCTGCTCGAAAAGGCAAAGAAAACCCTCGACATCGATCTCAACGCCAAGGACGAGATactgcacaaaaaaaagaagagcaAATCCATCGAGGACGAGGAGGCGTTGGCCAGCAGGGGA CTGGACTTGCCCGCCATGTCCGAGATCAGCTCAACCACCAGTGGTGTCAATCGACAGAAGGATCTTGCCGAGCTGGCTGATATCCagaagaaaatccaagcagcCAAGAAGCATTTACGCCAGATTGGCGAAATCGAGGACGAGAGCGATGAGGACGACGAGGACCTTTTGAACTTGAGTGTCCAGGAGGAATCCGTGGATCAGGAGCCCGAGGAGGAGACCCAGCAAACGGAGGCGCCTCCCCGAAAGGCTAAGAGTCCTATTATTTTCAATAGACGAGAAAAGACACCAGAAAAGCGACAAGAGGCTGAGCCGAAGATTGACACTCGCCAGGATGCCGCGGCGGAGGAGGTAGAGACCCCCCAACCGGAGGCGTCGGCTGAGAAGTTAAAGGAAGACCGTTCTGAGCGGAAATCCGTACACGCTCGACTCGGCTCCAAGGCCCAGTTGCCGCCAGAGCGTTCACAGCGCAGCCAAAAGGAGCTATATGTGCCGGCCCATCGGCGACGCAGTGAACCCGAGGCGAGCAAGGATCGGGGTCAGCGGGAGCGCTCCCGGGAACGACGTTCTAGCCGTGACAACTCCAGGGACACCAACCGCAATCACCGCCAGCGTCGCTCGCCCAGTCCAGAGGCTCCGAGCACCAAACAACGCATTGGTTCCCGGGTTATTGTGGCTGTGAACAAGCCGCCAGTGCCGTCGGACGATGAGGACATGGCCGACAAGCCGGTGAACTCCGTGATCAAGATCAAGCCCCGGCCGCAGGTATCTCCCAGGCGGCAAGCCTGCAAGAACCTTCTGCTGCGAGCCGTGGCCGATGCACAGCGCTCCACAATTCTGGCCAAGACTTCCGCGAAGAAGGAGAGCGAGGAGGCGGTGAAGATAACCAGCAGTTCGCTGGGCAAGCGCAAATCGTTGGAAAAAAACGATCGGGATCGCGACCGCGAGAAGGAGCGTGGCAAGAGGAGTGCACCCGGCAACGAGCTCTTTCGGCGCACTACTCGGGAGTTGGTGGTTAATGTAACTCAGCGGGATGGCAAGCGAGCGCGGCGATCCAATGAAAGTCGCACCGAGATCAAGGTGGTA GAGGAGGAGTACACCCCTACTCTGAGGACTGAGGAGGCC GAAACGTATGTGCCGCAGCTGCTGGCCAATGTGGATGAGCTGGATTTGCACATC AGCTCCCACGATGAGCCGAGTCCCAGCACCGGAGCTCTCAAGACCCAGTTTGTGGTCACCTTGAACGGGGAC AAAGCGCTGGGCGGAAACAACGCCAAGGAAGGCTCCTATCGGAAACGGCCGAGCAACTCGCGCAGGCGCTCCTCCTCGCCGGTCTCCACACCACAAGTGTCCTCCTCCAGCGCCGAGCCCACGTCCACGACGGCGGACAAGCGACGCCGATCAAATCGGGATAGAAGCTTCTCGCGCTCGCCAACACAGAGTAGCGGCTCGCCCTCTCTCCAGACGACACGTAGCCTCAATCGCAACGAGGTACTTCGGCAGCCGCAAGAgattaagaaaattataattaaaaacgaCACGGACGAGGATGACGAGATGCATGGTTCACCGAAGAAACGTTCGCCCAATAAGCGGCCACAAGCGACGGCAGCCACAACCTCGGCCAATGGCCACAAGGACAATAAGGCTAAAGCTCCGATCGAGGATCGCTCGACCACTCCGCCACTGCCGGCCAAACCTAAGCCTCGGGCAGAGAGGACAGCCTCCAGCAAGGAGAAAACCATTAGATCCAATTCAGTACAAGAGCCAGCGGCAGCTTCGTCCGCAGGTGTATCCACTTCCACGTCTACAGCTACCAAAGCCAAGCACACGCCCATACGGTTCACGCTTAAGAACGAGGACGAGCCGAGTGCCAATCGGAAGCGTCGCTCCGGCAGCCCAGAACGCGATGCAGTGGCTCCGGAGAAACGGAGGGTACCCATTCGCAATGCAGAGGACAGGAAGTACGACAACCTGCCGGCAC TAAGCGCCGTTAGCGTGGATTCCACCGTGCTGAAGGTGAGCAAGCCCAAGGAGCGCTGCAAGTACCATCCTAACTGCACGAAACAGTTCTGTGAGTACTACCACCCGACGGCGCCCTGCAAGTCCTTCCCCAACTGCAAGTTCGCGGACAAGTGCATGTACTCGCATCCCAAGTGCAAGTTCGACATGGCCTGCATGAGCATCGACTGCAACTACGCTCACGGCGGCCAAAGGGATCTCAGTCATGTGCAGCTTGCGGCGCCACCACTTT CCTCTCACGTCATACCGGTGCAGAACTACAAGTCAATATCAGCACCAGTCACCTCCACGACGGCAACTACGATGTGCAAGTACTACCCAAACTGCTCCAAGTTGGGATGCACCTTTTATCACCCGAAACCCTGCCGCTTTGGCAAGAACTGCGTGAACAAGCTGGAGTGCATCTTCTACCATCCGGAAATGCAGAGCAAATTCAAGTGGGTGGCATCTTTGGGTTGA